The genomic stretch CGCAAGTATCAAAAACTATAGAAGTTACTGCAGATAAGTTTTCGATGCATTTAAATAGAATTAGCAGGTATTTTGATATGCTTTGCAATTCTTTTTCTGTAATGGCAGAAGGTATGGAGAAAGAACAATATTTAAAATTTAGAAATACATTAACACCTGCAAGTGGTTTTCAATCGGCACAATATCGTAAAATAGAATTTGCATCTACAGAATTGATCAACCTAATAGACGCAAGATATAGAGATTCTATTGATAGAAATTCTTCTTTTAAAAATGCATACAATCATTTGTATTGGCAAGCAGCAGGTAAAAACTACACAACAGGTCAAAAATCTACATTATTAAACTTATTCGAAAAGAAATATTTAGGTGAGTTTATAGATTTCATGGAAGATTATAACGATATAAATTTATCTCGAAAATTTAAAGAATTACCAAAAGATGTGCAGCAAAATCCAACTCTAATAAAGGCAATGAGGCATTACGATTATACCGTAAATGTAAAATGGGTAATGGCACATTATAACGCTGCTGGGAAATATTTAGGCGGAAAAGAAAAGGATTTAGAGGCAACTGGCGGAAGTAGTTGGCGTAAATACATGCATCCAAAGTATCAAAGAAGAATTTTTTATCCGTATTTATGGAGCGAAGAAGAGTTAAAGAATTGGGGAACATTTTAGATAACAATGTTACGATTTTCTTAAAAATTAGTATTTAAAGAAAACGTTAAAAAGTGATTTACAAATTATTAGTAAATCACTTTTTTCTTTTTTGGAA from Polaribacter marinaquae encodes the following:
- a CDS encoding tryptophan 2,3-dioxygenase family protein, giving the protein MNREEILKAIEEKYDKLGVPVDAMLEGLLHSTPITYWDYIQTDALLGLQTPRTTQPDEMVFIMYHQVNELLFKMILWEIAQVSKTIEVTADKFSMHLNRISRYFDMLCNSFSVMAEGMEKEQYLKFRNTLTPASGFQSAQYRKIEFASTELINLIDARYRDSIDRNSSFKNAYNHLYWQAAGKNYTTGQKSTLLNLFEKKYLGEFIDFMEDYNDINLSRKFKELPKDVQQNPTLIKAMRHYDYTVNVKWVMAHYNAAGKYLGGKEKDLEATGGSSWRKYMHPKYQRRIFYPYLWSEEELKNWGTF